The following proteins are co-located in the Poecile atricapillus isolate bPoeAtr1 chromosome 20, bPoeAtr1.hap1, whole genome shotgun sequence genome:
- the PAXX gene encoding protein PAXX isoform X6 encodes MAELPGPALGRIRRSRPPFVPAPSTPLSDAVMEEPVGPFHLLRAETGRFLCYCGPDGTVFVTDAMEVWAGELGGCPVRGCRCSPEERGAMLRAALGHGAAALSLGPDSAMLRLPEEPRCPALALAQLPAAEARSQLQALIFGMAGCIESLERRLEGPCSGDVTIFLQP; translated from the exons ATGGCGGAGCTGCCgggcccagccctgggcaggatACGGCGCTCCCGCCCCCCCTTTGTACCCGCCCCTTCCACCCCCCTTTCCGACGCTGTCATGGAGGAACCGGTAGGGCCTTTTCATTTGCTCCGAGCCGAGACTGGCCGATTCCTCTGCTACTGCGGACCCGACGGCACTGTCTT TGTGACCGACGCGATGGAGGTCTGGGCCGGGGAGCTCGGTGGCTGCCCGGTGCGCGGCTGT cGGTGCTCGCCGGAGGAGCGCGGCGCGATGCTCAG GGCCGCCCTGGGTCATGGGGCCGCCGCGCTGAGCCTGGGTCCGGATTCGGCCATGCTGCGGCTGCCGGAGGAGCCGCGGTGCCCGGCCCTGGCCCTCGCCCAGCTGCCCGCCGCCGAGGCGCGCAGCCAGTTGCAGGCGCTGATCTTCGGCATGGCCGGCTGCATCGAGAGCCTGGAGAGGCGCCTGGAAGGTCCGTG CAGTGGAGACGTTACCAtcttcctgcagccctga
- the PAXX gene encoding protein PAXX isoform X5 — MAELPGPALGRIRRSRPPFVPAPSTPLSDAVMEEPVGPFHLLRAETGRFLCYCGPDGTVFVTDAMEVWAGELGGCPVRGCRCSPEERGAMLRAALGHGAAALSLGPDSAMLRLPEEPRCPALALAQLPAAEARSQLQALIFGMAGCIESLERRLEGPCSSGDVTIFLQP, encoded by the exons ATGGCGGAGCTGCCgggcccagccctgggcaggatACGGCGCTCCCGCCCCCCCTTTGTACCCGCCCCTTCCACCCCCCTTTCCGACGCTGTCATGGAGGAACCGGTAGGGCCTTTTCATTTGCTCCGAGCCGAGACTGGCCGATTCCTCTGCTACTGCGGACCCGACGGCACTGTCTT TGTGACCGACGCGATGGAGGTCTGGGCCGGGGAGCTCGGTGGCTGCCCGGTGCGCGGCTGT cGGTGCTCGCCGGAGGAGCGCGGCGCGATGCTCAG GGCCGCCCTGGGTCATGGGGCCGCCGCGCTGAGCCTGGGTCCGGATTCGGCCATGCTGCGGCTGCCGGAGGAGCCGCGGTGCCCGGCCCTGGCCCTCGCCCAGCTGCCCGCCGCCGAGGCGCGCAGCCAGTTGCAGGCGCTGATCTTCGGCATGGCCGGCTGCATCGAGAGCCTGGAGAGGCGCCTGGAAGGTCCGTG TAGCAGTGGAGACGTTACCAtcttcctgcagccctga
- the TMEM141 gene encoding transmembrane protein 141 isoform X1 — protein MVNLGVRRVEDDVAAKHPALQQYAACQSHAFMKGIGTFLAGSGAAFAVQKLARQKLPYGPQWSLLLAAAAGSLGSYVVTRAETQKCSNFWIYLETGKSPQELAVTGQPAENLPCAEDRDSIAALVKRNRYGDVVE, from the exons ATGGTGAACCTCGGTGTGCGGCGGGTGGAGGATGATGTGGCCGCCAAGCACCCG GCGCTGCAGCAGTACGCGGCCTGCCAGTCTCACGCCTTCATGAAGGGCATCGGCACCTTCCTGGCAG GCAGCGGGGCCGCCTTCGCAGTGCAGAAGCTGGCGCGGCAGAAGCTGCCGTACGGCCCGCAGTGgagcctgctgctggctgcGG CTGCAGGGTCCCTCGGAAGCTACGTGGTAACCAGAGCTGAGACGCAGAAATGTTCCAACTTTTGGATTTACCTGGAGACAGGCAAGTCCCCACAAGAGCTCGCCGTGACTGGTCAGCCCGCAG AAAACCTCCCCTGTGCAGAGGACAGGGATAGCATCGCAGCACTGGTGAAGAGGAACAGGTACGGTGACGTGGTGGAGTag
- the TMEM141 gene encoding transmembrane protein 141 isoform X2: MVNLGVRRVEDDVAAKHPAAGPPSQCRSWRGRSCRTARSGACCWLRTGAAGAPRSTSAAPAAGSLGSYVVTRAETQKCSNFWIYLETGKSPQELAVTGQPAENLPCAEDRDSIAALVKRNRYGDVVE; the protein is encoded by the exons ATGGTGAACCTCGGTGTGCGGCGGGTGGAGGATGATGTGGCCGCCAAGCACCCG GCAGCGGGGCCGCCTTCGCAGTGCAGAAGCTGGCGCGGCAGAAGCTGCCGTACGGCCCGCAGTGgagcctgctgctggctgcGG ACAGGTGCTGCTGGCGCTCCCAGGAGCACTTCGGCCGCTCCAGCTGCAGGGTCCCTCGGAAGCTACGTGGTAACCAGAGCTGAGACGCAGAAATGTTCCAACTTTTGGATTTACCTGGAGACAGGCAAGTCCCCACAAGAGCTCGCCGTGACTGGTCAGCCCGCAG AAAACCTCCCCTGTGCAGAGGACAGGGATAGCATCGCAGCACTGGTGAAGAGGAACAGGTACGGTGACGTGGTGGAGTag
- the TMEM141 gene encoding transmembrane protein 141 isoform X3: MMWPPSTRYRPVQPLRHSPGCPWPLPRGQRERPVTPAPVSAGSGAAFAVQKLARQKLPYGPQWSLLLAAAAGSLGSYVVTRAETQKCSNFWIYLETGKSPQELAVTGQPAENLPCAEDRDSIAALVKRNRYGDVVE, translated from the exons ATGATGTGGCCGCCAAGCACCCG GTATAGGCCGGTCCAGCCACTCCGGCATTCCCCGGGATGTCCTTGGCCGCTCCCCCGGGGGCAGCGGGAACGTCCGGTAACCCCGGCCCCCGTCTCTGCAGGCAGCGGGGCCGCCTTCGCAGTGCAGAAGCTGGCGCGGCAGAAGCTGCCGTACGGCCCGCAGTGgagcctgctgctggctgcGG CTGCAGGGTCCCTCGGAAGCTACGTGGTAACCAGAGCTGAGACGCAGAAATGTTCCAACTTTTGGATTTACCTGGAGACAGGCAAGTCCCCACAAGAGCTCGCCGTGACTGGTCAGCCCGCAG AAAACCTCCCCTGTGCAGAGGACAGGGATAGCATCGCAGCACTGGTGAAGAGGAACAGGTACGGTGACGTGGTGGAGTag